In a single window of the Hydrogenobaculum sp. 3684 genome:
- a CDS encoding ABC transporter permease, translating into MEMKQNALVYPFYLLYKYHYLIYVLALKELKIRYRGSIFGFLWSMLNPLLNLLIYTFLFVVIFKSTAKNYPVYFFSGILPWNWFSSSVMEATDSVVSAGALITKSTLPAEIVVITKVASNLINYLLSIPILFLFLIFFHVKISFIVLFLPVVIIIQFFLTSGVAFFPATWNVFYRDVRQIMQTIIQLLFFCMPVMYFDTQIPSKYQKLIYLNPIAYLIKVYHDIFYDNLMPRPELLILLFFISIVVYIIGFNYFHSKKDVFAEYI; encoded by the coding sequence ATGGAAATGAAGCAAAATGCTTTGGTATATCCATTTTACCTTCTTTATAAGTATCACTACCTTATATACGTTTTGGCTTTAAAAGAGCTAAAAATAAGGTATAGGGGCTCTATTTTTGGTTTTTTGTGGAGTATGCTAAACCCTCTTTTAAATCTTTTGATTTATACATTTTTGTTTGTGGTGATATTTAAAAGCACTGCAAAAAATTATCCAGTTTATTTTTTTAGCGGTATATTGCCCTGGAATTGGTTTTCCTCTTCTGTGATGGAGGCTACTGATTCTGTGGTTTCTGCTGGGGCTTTGATAACAAAATCTACGCTACCTGCTGAGATAGTGGTAATCACAAAAGTAGCTTCTAACCTCATAAACTATCTTTTATCGATACCTATATTGTTTTTATTTTTAATATTTTTTCATGTTAAGATAAGTTTTATAGTGCTTTTTCTTCCGGTGGTGATAATAATACAATTTTTTCTGACTTCAGGTGTAGCGTTTTTCCCAGCCACATGGAACGTATTTTATAGAGATGTTAGACAGATTATGCAGACCATTATACAGCTTTTGTTTTTTTGTATGCCGGTTATGTATTTTGATACACAAATACCTTCTAAATACCAAAAGCTAATATACCTAAACCCAATAGCTTATCTTATAAAGGTATACCACGATATTTTTTATGACAACCTAATGCCAAGACCTGAGCTTTTGATATTGTTATTTTTTATATCCATAGTAGTTTATATAATAGGGTTTAACTATTTTCACTCTAAAAAGGATGTTTTCGCAGAGTATATATGA